GAACGTCACCCGAACCCGGTCGGTGAGCCTCGGCGCGGGCGAGTCGACGCAGTTCTCGGTGTCGCTGCGCGCGCCCGCACCGGGTGAACGGACGCTTCGCGTCGGGTCGCGGAGCCAGCCGATCCGCGTGCTCGCCGCGAACGCGCTCTGGTTCCCCACCGAACTCCCCGGGACCGGGCCGCCGAACGCGACGCTGTTCGTTCCCGTCGTGACCCCCGACGAGGAGCCGATCCCGAACGCGACCGTCGCCGTCGGCGGACGAACGACGAACACGGGCTCGAACGGCATCGCGCAGGTCACCCTCCCCGCCGAGCCCGGGAGCTACGTCCTCCGGGCGAGCAAGGCCGGCCGGCCGCGCGCGACCCACAACCTCACGGTCGCGACCGGGAGTCGCCGCGAGCCCTCGGCACGGCTGCAGGTCACGCCCCGGAGCGGGAGCGTGCTCGAACGCCCGACGGCGAACGTCACGGTCGCGAACCCCTGGAACGCCCGGCTGTCCCGCGAGCTCACGCTGAGCTCGGCGATAACCAACCGAAACCGGACCGTGACCCTCGACCCGGGCGAGGTCGCCTCGCTCAACGTGAGCGTCTTCGCCGGGGCCGACGGGCGCGCCTCGCCGGGCACCTACCCCGTCCGGCTGCTCTCGAACGGTACCCCGATCGCTCAGGCAGAGTACACCGTCGAGGGCGACCAACGGCTGTTCTCGGCGCTCGCGAGCAACGGGCAGTACTCCGGGAACGCGGGCATCGGTCAGGCGATCCAGAGCGTCTTCGGCAACGTCCAGCTCCTGTTCGTGGTGATGGTGCTGCTCGCGGGGCTCACGACGGTCGGGACCACCGCCGCGACGTTCGCCCAGACCGTCCACGCCCGGCGGCGCGCCATCGGGGTCCACCGCGCGACCGGCGCGACCCCGCGGGACGTGCTCCGGACGGTGCTCGCGGACGTCTGCCTGATATCGGTTCCCGCGGCCATCGTCGCGCTCTGCCTCGCGGTCGGCAGCCTTCGCGTTCTCGGGCAGGCCGGGGTGCTCACGCTGTTCGGGATCCGGCTCTCGGTCGCCACGCCGGCGTGGGTACTTCTCGGAACCGCCGTCGGCGCGTTCGCGCTCTCGGTGCTCGGTGCCGTGCTCGCGACGGTCCCGTTTCTCACTCGGCCGCCGACCGGCCTCCTCGGCGAGACGACCGCCGAACCCACCCACCGGGACCAGGAGCGTCGATAACCGGGCCCCGACCGGCCGAGGAGGGTTTATCCCGATTCGGGGGGAAGGGCCGTCGATGACGACGCCCGTTCTCGACGCCGACCACCTCGGCGTCACCCGCGGCGACACGGCGATCCTCACCGACGTCTCGATGACGGTCGCGCCCGACGCGCGGACGCTGGTCCAGGGGCCGAGCGGGGCGGGGAAGACCACGCTGTTCAACGTGCTCGGGCTGCTCGACCGGCCGTCGAGCGGCACCCTCCGGATCGAGGGGCGGGTCGCGGATTCGCTTGCGGAGCGCGAACGCGCCCGGCTACGCCGCGAGACGATCGGCTTCATCTTTCAGGAGTTCCAGCTCATCGCGGACCTCACCGCGTGGGAGAACGCGAGGCTTCCCCAGGAACACGCCGGCGGTGGCGATACGGCGTGGGTCGACACCCTCTTCGACGCCCTCGGGATCGACCACCTCCGCGAGCAGTACCCCGCGACGCTCAGCGGCGGCGAGAAACAGCGGGTCGCGATCGCCCGCGCGCTCGCAAACCGGCCGGCGATCGTCCTCGCCGACGAGCCAACGGGTCAGCTCGACCCCGAGACCGCCGACGGCGTTCTCGACCTCCTGTTCGACATGCAGGACACCGCCGGCACCGCGCTGCTCACCATCAGCCACGACCGGCGGCTCCGCTCGCGCTTCGAGGACGTCGTCCGACTCGAAGACGGCACGACGAAACCGGTACCCCGGACGGATTCCGACGCGTCGGAGGAGCCGGCCGCTACGAACTCGTGATGGTGTAGTCGTCGGTCTGTGCCGTGGCGTTGTCGACCGCGAGGCCGAAGGTGTAGCTGCCGGCGCTCCCGGTCTCGACGCCGCCCTCGAGGACCGCGACGATCTCGTCGCCGGGTTCGACGCTCGTGTTGCCGTCGAGCGCGATCCTGAGTCGACGACCGTCGTCGGCCACCTGCACGTCGCGTTCGACGCTGGAGGCGAGGCTCTCGTCGGTCCGGTCACGAACGAGGCTGCCGTTCTCGTCGATCCCGGCGGTGTCGACGTTCGCGACCGAGACGTTCGTCAGGTCGAGCCCGCCGCCGGTCTCGATGGTGATGGTCTCGATGCCCTCGCTCGCCGTGGCGTCGGTCATGGTCGCGTGAGCGATCAGGTTCACGTCGGTGGTGTTCTCGGTCGTGGGATCGACCGTCACTTCGAGCCCCGAGGCGTTGGTGGAGACGTTTGCGGGGACCGTCGAGGTGCCGGCCGTCGACGGGCTCGTGCTCGATGTCCCAGCCGTCTCCATCGTCGGTGGCGCGCTGGTCGCCGTCTCCTCGACGGGTGCCTCGGTGTTGGCGACCGTGGTGCCACCGTCGTCGGTGTTGCCCCCACAGCCAGCGAGCAGCACCAGACAGACGAGCACACCGGTCAGCAGCAATCGCGTTCGCGTCGGTCCCGTCGAATCGCTGTCCTGGGACCGGAGTCGCTTCGGGTTCATCGATCGAGAGACGCCCGGCGAGCGATAATAATCCTACTGGTCCAGACGGAGAAATCGAGGTTCGACGAGCGGAAACGAAGCCGCTGTGCCGTGAATACCGGCGGAACTCCCAACTTTGATATAGCCGTCGGCAGTTGTCTCCATCGATACCACCGACGACCATGAGCAGCGAATCCGACGCGTGGCTGTTGGTCCCGCGGCCCCTCCGCCGTCTGCCGGCGGACCTCGCTGTCGTCGCGTTGCTGGTCGTCCTGACCGCGGTCTCGGCGCTCGTCCCGCCCGTCAGCGGGACGCCGGTCCGGATCGTGCTCGGTCTGCCGTTCGTGCTCTTCCTGCCGGGCTACGCGTTCGTCGCCGCGCTCTTTCCGGAGGCCGGCCGGACGGCGGGTCCGACGGAGGACGACGGGTCGGACGGACGGGTCGAACGCGCTCGTGAGGACGGCATCGACGGAATCGAGCGCGTCGCCCTCTCGTTCGGGCTCAGTATCGCGGTCTCGCCGCTCCTCGGGCTGGCGCTCAACTTCACGCCGTTCGGGATCCGGCTCGTCCCCATCGTGGTCACCATCGGCGGGTTCACCCTCGTCGCGGTCGCCGTGGCCGCCGCCCGGCGGCTGGCGCTCCCGGCCGCGGACCGGTTCCGGGTGCCGTTCGGCCGGTGGTACGCCGCCACCCGCACGGAGCTGTTCGAGCCCGAAACCCGGACGGACCAGGTGCTGAACGTCGTGCTAGTGGTGAGCCTCCTGCTCGCGGTGAGTTCGGTCGCCTACGCGGTCGCGACCCCGACCGCCGGCGAGTCGTTCAGCGAGTTCTACCTCCTGACCGAGAACGAGACGGGCGCGCTCACCGCCGAGAACTACCCCGCGAACTTCACCGAGGGCGCGGGCCAACCGCTCGTGGTCGGGGTCTCGAACCACGAACACCGACCGACGAACTACACCGTCGTCGCCCAGCTCCAGCGCGTCCGGGTGGCGAACGACTCCACGACGGTACTGGAACGGAGTCCGATGCAGCGGTTCACTCCGCGACTGGAGGACAACGAAACCTGGACCCGCCGACACACCGTCACGCCGACGATGACCGGCGAACGGCTTCGGTTGGTCTACCTGCTCTATCGAGGACCCGCCCCGGCGAACCCGACGACGGGGAACGCCTACCGCGAGACCCACCTCTGGGTGAACGTGACGTCGTAACGACGAAGGGTCATTCGGGAGTTTCGTGGTCCGGTTTTTTGAGCCCACTCGTGTCGAGACGGCCGCGGGCTGAACGACTTCGGAGAACGACCGTATCGGGAGCGACGGCTCCGCTCCATTCGAGGGGAACGTACTTGCAGTTCGGACACTCGACCATGTCCCGATCCCATCCCGTCGTCGACCGGTCGGTGATAGGAGACGGTTCTGTCGCACCGTTCGCGGGCCGTCTTTGGCACCGACTCCCCGTACGGGTGAGTCGATGAAGTGCCACCTGGTTGCAGTAACGGTCGACAGCACCCGACGATTCGAAACGAGGTGCCGGTTCGAGCGTTCGGTGTGGAGTGGCGGGAGTCGGTTCGGCGTTGGCGTTCGAACCGCTCTACCGCGACAGGGGATCGACCGCCATCACCGGAACTTTCGGACTGTCTTCGAGTGGATCCACGCGTTCGGAGCCGTCGTCGGGATCGAACGGGGTCGTGGCTATGCAGTCGGTTGCTCCTTCGGAGCGCGGATCTGCTCGTAGAAGGCGACGCTGTACGCGGCCGTGAACGCACCGATGATACCGGTCACTATCGCGAGGCCGACCGAGAGAACGGCGGCGATAACGAGGAGATCGTTCACGTCGTACAGCGTCGGGAGCGTGCCGATGATCCCGCCAACGGTCCCGAACACCGCCGAGAACACGACGATGATGGCCATGTAGCCGAGCGTGCTGAGTTTGTTCCCCCAGACGACGCGGATGCTCTTTTTGAACCCGCCAACGGCACCTTTTCCGTCGAGGACGATCGCCTGGCCGAAGAACTGGACGAAAAAGGAGAAGGCGAACAACAACACGAACAGCAGCAGTACGATACCCACGAGCGCGAGCAGCGAGCCCGCACCCGCACCACCGCTCTGCCCGATCCCCACGGCGAAGAACCCGCCGACTCCGCCGACGACGGCGATAGCGACGAAGTAGACGACCATCGCGACTCCCAGCAGCAGGTATGCCCCGAATATCGAGACGTAGTTGGCCCGTCCTTCCCGAAGGAACGTCCGGAGACTCGTCTTTCCGTCGAGCGCTTCGGCGACCATTCCGACGATTCCCCCGAAGTAAAACGGCAGGACGAACACCAACACGAGCGAGAAGAGCCCCGACACGACCAGTCCGATATCCGTGGTGAGAGACGACGAGAGCAACTGCGGGATCTGGAGGAGCCCGAACAGGAGCGTGACGAGGATGATGACCGGGTTTCGTCTGACGGCGTCCACTGCCTCTCCGATCGCTGCTATCGCACCCATAACTCAACGGGAAGTAGTCCCCCAATAAACGTTGTGTTCGCGTATCAGGTGATGTGGTTCCGGGACCAATCGTCCGTCGAAAGCCCCATCGTCCTGTGGGAGGCCACACATCGTCGAAGCACGGACTCGCGAAGGGTTGGGAGTAACGTTCGGTTAAACGGTCCTCGCACGCGTCCCGTGCGAACCCTCATGGTTCTGTCTCCCGTAGTCCTCGGATGTCTAAGATCACGTGTCCGAAGTGTGGCACCGAGTCCGCCTACGAAAAGCCGGCCGGGTCGCGGGACGACGGCGCTCTCACGTGCTGGAAGTGTGGGCACATCCTCCTCCTTCCGTAGCATATCTCGTCCGGCCATCTCGTCGGCACTCCTCACACTCAGAAATTGCACGCGACCGACGGCCGGAGGAAGCCATCGTTCGCCTCAGAGCGTGAACGGCGGCAACAGAGCATCCCGCACCAAGGCGTGGCCGCATCTATCGCACTCCCACGCTATCCGTTCGCCACCGTCGACCTCCGAAATGGTGTACATCTCGTGTCCGAAGAGGGCGCATTTGTATTGCACTACTATGCTCTACTCACAAGCAACGAAAACAAATGTGTGTCGGCTTTCCCCCGGTCGGATCTCGGGACCGAGGTCGTGATTCGACGGTGGTCGGAAGCCGAGACGTTTCGGCCGATACCACGCGCTCGTGCCGACCAGACCGAAGCCACGATTCGGCGGCGGTCGGGGGATACACAGCCCGAAACGATTATACTCGACGAGCCGAGCAACGCAGACATGGCGATGAGTTCGAACGAATCGCCGGTCGAGACGTGTGCTGAGTGTGGGGAAAGCGTGCTGGCAGCGTATCTCGACGACGACATTTGTCCAGCGTGCCGCAACGAGTGAGGACACGGTTTCGCAGCGCCAGTAGTTGTTCCACGTCTCGGATTCGTCTACTCTGTGACGGAATTCTCGTTGCGGAACACCGCGTTTTCGCTGTGAATCGGGAAAGAGTGGGCGGTGCTTGTCTAAATCGTCTCAGCTACATCGCATCCGGCGAAATCTGGATGTTGTAACTCGCGACCGCCGAAGGATCACTGGGAGCCATGATGCAGTCGAAAGTGAGCGACTCGCCGCTGGAGACACCCTCGGAGCTATCGCTCCCTTCGCCGATGCGGGTACCCTCTGAATCGTAGATCTGGGCGTTGATGAAGAGGAAATCAAAGTCCTGCTCCGCAGTGAGTTGCCCACGCACGCCGGTCGAGATCCCGCTATCCTCGTTGTACCATTCGCTCTCGTCGAGCGTTACGCCGTCCACAATATCTTGCTCGTCGAGCTCGATATCTCCGGAGGAACCGTCACTGTCGCCGCTAGAACCCTCGCT
This Halococcus hamelinensis 100A6 DNA region includes the following protein-coding sequences:
- a CDS encoding ABC transporter ATP-binding protein, with translation MTTPVLDADHLGVTRGDTAILTDVSMTVAPDARTLVQGPSGAGKTTLFNVLGLLDRPSSGTLRIEGRVADSLAERERARLRRETIGFIFQEFQLIADLTAWENARLPQEHAGGGDTAWVDTLFDALGIDHLREQYPATLSGGEKQRVAIARALANRPAIVLADEPTGQLDPETADGVLDLLFDMQDTAGTALLTISHDRRLRSRFEDVVRLEDGTTKPVPRTDSDASEEPAATNS
- a CDS encoding DUF1616 domain-containing protein, with translation MSSESDAWLLVPRPLRRLPADLAVVALLVVLTAVSALVPPVSGTPVRIVLGLPFVLFLPGYAFVAALFPEAGRTAGPTEDDGSDGRVERAREDGIDGIERVALSFGLSIAVSPLLGLALNFTPFGIRLVPIVVTIGGFTLVAVAVAAARRLALPAADRFRVPFGRWYAATRTELFEPETRTDQVLNVVLVVSLLLAVSSVAYAVATPTAGESFSEFYLLTENETGALTAENYPANFTEGAGQPLVVGVSNHEHRPTNYTVVAQLQRVRVANDSTTVLERSPMQRFTPRLEDNETWTRRHTVTPTMTGERLRLVYLLYRGPAPANPTTGNAYRETHLWVNVTS
- a CDS encoding DUF7847 domain-containing protein, which produces MGAIAAIGEAVDAVRRNPVIILVTLLFGLLQIPQLLSSSLTTDIGLVVSGLFSLVLVFVLPFYFGGIVGMVAEALDGKTSLRTFLREGRANYVSIFGAYLLLGVAMVVYFVAIAVVGGVGGFFAVGIGQSGGAGAGSLLALVGIVLLLFVLLFAFSFFVQFFGQAIVLDGKGAVGGFKKSIRVVWGNKLSTLGYMAIIVVFSAVFGTVGGIIGTLPTLYDVNDLLVIAAVLSVGLAIVTGIIGAFTAAYSVAFYEQIRAPKEQPTA